In Cryptomeria japonica chromosome 10, Sugi_1.0, whole genome shotgun sequence, a genomic segment contains:
- the LOC131079881 gene encoding uncharacterized protein LOC131079881 — protein MKSGSSSSTRSVGSPSSRFSVSAGDRTRESPQKGLKDFAKRFLDSGIFTNKLQDWLFEKLDKSPDGKLLFESPFKLDELREFDYALEGIGFQQLIRMPCGPYASTSGPEEADAYFAIEDFLHAGAQSLWEAFWGNDGPMPLYISCPYGAGSKFHTVEKAVARGKVQGLCGTALLVNNNRNSQRGWDQVVELALLRTDLGVIPQENKRIPSFSAVGEALFYSFYMLISRSLSKSNILKNVDCAYVMVVDCQYGGVVKLKGDVNKLDINANKVYECAVEWIQQHAEVSVSSFEEIWNKLGNANWGDVGTRQLLLAMYYSIVQCKGLPKKSIAELAADHNNRLQKRRIERRLLEVQENGDDSFRRHQNNHSYGEIVEIQDESESSMRKETENMKLEPGVVLWLEDSHWQRGFQIHEAIGDARLSLYSCTSLEEPGKLLAVYVGSSPSQFEPAWEDMSIWYQVQRQTKVLNIMKQRGISSKYLPQLVASGRIKHSGQCHKQSPGGRCDHPWCGTPILVTSPVGESVASMVSKNGIFTAEEALRCCHDCLSALRSTVSAGIQHGDISPDHVIRVAGGERHSYYVLVNWGRAVLEERDSPAINLQFSSTYALQERKLCPASDAESLVYLLYYLCGGSTPQLESLKDVLQWRERSWARRSIQQQLGEVSAVLKAFADYVDSLCGTPYPVDYEIWLRRLNRALHGEDHGKSIDTTATSIRSDDVAESSGTSGASFS, from the exons ATGAAATCAG GTAGCTCTTCCAGTACAAGATCTGTGGGCTCACCCTCAAGCAGATTTAGTGTTTCTGCAGGAGATCGTACTAGGGAATCACCACAGAAAGGATTAAAGGATTTTGCAAAAAGATTTCTTGACAGTGGAATATTTACAAATAAGCTTCAAGATTGGTTATTTGAAAAGCTAGACAAGTCTCCAGATGGAAAACTTCTGTTTGAGTCTCCTTTTAAGCTAGATGAACTCCGTGAGTTTGATTATGCTTTGGAGGGGATTGGTTTCCAACAACTTATTCGAATGCCATGTGGACCGTATGCATCAACTTCTGGTCCTGAGGAAGCAGATGCATATTTTGCAATAGAAGATTTTTTGCATGCTGGTGCACAGAGTCTGTGGGAGGCATTTTGGGGTAACGATGGACCAATGCCACTCTATATATCTTGCCCATATGGTGCAGGATCAAAGTTCCACACTGTAGAGAAGGCGGTTGCAAGGGGAAAAGTTCAAGGTCTTTGTGGAACAGCCTTGTTAGTAAATAATAATAGGAATTCACAGAGGGGCTGGGATCAGGTTGTAGAGCTTGCGTTGCTAAGGACTGATCTTGGTGTTATTCCACAGGAAAATAAGCGAATTCCATCCTTTTCAGCTGTTGGTGAAGCTTTATTCTATTCATTTTATATGCTGATATCAAGGAGTTTAAGTAAATCAAACATTTTGAAGAATGTGGATTGCGCCTATGTGATGGTGGTTGATTGTCAGTATGGAGGAGTCGTGAAGCTCAAGGGGGATGTAAATAAACTGGATATCAATGCAAACAAGGTGTATGAATGTGCGGTAGAATGGATACAACAGCACGCGGAGGTGAGTGTATCTTCTTTCGAAGAAATTTGGAACAAGCTCGGCAATGCTAATTGGGGAGATGTGGGTACTCGTCAGCTTCTTTTGGCTATGTACTATTCGATTGTACAATGCAAAGGATTGCCAAAAAAATCCATTGCTGAGCTGGCTGCAGATCACAACAATCGATTGCAAAAGCGAAGAATTGAACGAAGGCTTCTTGAAGTACAGGAGAATGGTGATGATTCTTTCCGTCGCCATCAAAATAATCATTCTTATGGAGAAATTGTTGAAATTCAGGATGAATCAGAATCTTCTATGCGGAAGGAAACTGAGAATATGAAGCTTGAGCCAGGAGTTGTGCTATGGCTGGAGGATTCACATTGGCAAAGAGGTTTTCAGATACATGAGGCTATAGGAGATGCAAGGCTATCTTTGTACAGTTGCACTTCGTTGGAAGAACCGGGAAAGCTTTTGGCTGTTTATGTAGGCTCCAGTCCTTCCCAATTTGAGCCTGCATGGGAAGATATGAGTATATGGTACCAGGTCCAGCGGCAGACAAAAGTTTTGAACATCATGAAACAAAGGGGTATATCAAGCAAGTACCTACCACAGCTTGTTGCATCTGGAAGGATTAAGCATTCTGGTCAGTGCCACAAGCAGAGTCCAGGTGGTCGCTGTGACCATCCATGGTGTGGGACTCCAATTCTGGTAACTTCTCCAGTTGGAGAATCAGTCGCCAGTATGGTTTCAAAGAATGGCATATTCACTGCAGAGGAAGCATTGAGGTGCTGTCATGATTGCTTGTCTGCCTTGCGAAGCACAGTTTCTGCTGGCATTCAGCATGGAGATATCTCACCCGATCATGTAATTCGTGTGGCAGGCGGAGAAAGACATTCTTATTATGTGCTTGTGAACTGGGGTCGTGCTGTTCTTGAAGAGAGGGATAGTCCTGCAATCAATCTTCAGTTTTCCTCCACATATGCTCTTCAAGAAAGGAAGCTCTGCCCTGCATCTGATGCAGAAAGCCTAGTCTACTTGCTATATTATTTATGTGGTGGGAGTACACCGCAACTAGAATCTTTGAAAGATGTTTTGCAATGGAGAGAAAGGTCCTGGGCAAGAAGGTCTATTCAACAACAGCTCGGTGAAGTTTCAGCTGTATTAAAAGCATTTGCTGACTATGTGGATAGTCTCTGTGGCACCCCATATCCTGTAGATTATGAAATTTGGTTGAGAAGATTAAATAGAGCACTGCATGGTGAAGATCATGGCAAATCCATAGATACCACAGCAACCTCAATAAGAAGTGACGATGTGGCTGAATCATCTGGAACATCTGGGGCATCCTTCTCCTAA